The DNA segment AGTTCGGCAAGCCGCCCGGTTACCTCCACCAGCATACGATCCCCGACATCATGGCCGTAGGTATCGTTGACTTGCTTGAACAGATCCAGGTCGATCATTATCACCCCGGTCGGGCGCCCGTACCGGTCGCTGCGATCCGCCTCGTAGTGCATCAGATCCCAGGCCTTGCGACGATTCCACAGCCCGGTCAGCGGATCCCGATGCGCCCAGTTTTCCAGCACCTTGTTGGCCTCGGCCAGCTGGGACTGACTGCTGCGCAGCTCTTCCTCTACCTCGACACTCTTTAATATCTGCAGGCTGGTTTCATTTACCGACGCCTCCAGCCGCTTCTGCAGGTCCCGGATCCGCAGGTGTGCACGCACCCGCTGCACCAGCTCCGGGCCGAAAAAGGGCTTGGAGATAAAGTCCACCGCCCCGGCCTCGAATGCCTGAACAACCACCTCACGCCGGCTGATTGCGGTCAGAAAGATCAGGGGGATGTCACGGGTGCGGGGGTTCTCCTGCAGCAGTCGACACAGCTCGATCCCGTCCATGCCGGGCATCATGATGTCGACCAGAAACAGATCAAAGTCCACTGCCTGTACCCGGTCAAGTGCCTCTACACCCGACAGGGCGTAAGCAGCCTGGACCCCCTCTTTCTCGAGCATCACCGCCGCTATCTGGAGGTTGATCGGCTCGTCATCCACTACGAGTACCCGGAAGGGTTGATTCGCCACAGGGATCATATCTGTTCCAGCTCCTTCCATGCCTCTGCCAGCAGGATTACATCCCAGGCCTCGGCGGCCTGGGCTACGCCACGCAGCAACCCGGCGGCCTGATCATCGCCGCGACGCATGGCCTCGACCTCGCCCCGTTGTGCCCAGCGCAGCAGTTCCGAGGGAAACCCGCGTGCATACAGCTGGCGACCGGATTCTGTCAGCTGCCGTCGCCAGTCATCACTGCTCGTCACCGACAGGGGGTACCCGACCTGCTCCAGCTCCAATGCCGGATCAGTGTCCGGATACCCCTCCCGGGCGCTGTCACCGGCAGTCCAGCCCGATTCACCGTCGGCGGCAAAAGCCGATCGTGCAGCCGACGCCGCATCCCGACGAACAGTGCCGGGATGGGTGACGGCATCACCATTCGCGACGGGGACTGCCGGGAACACCACACGAAAACAGCTGCCGTCACCTGGGCTGCTCTCCACCAGAATATCCCCCCCCATCTCCCGGGCAAGGCGCCGGGCAATCGACAGCCCGATTCCGGTACCGCCTTTCTCATGCCCGGCCGAGAAGAACGGCACAAATATCCGTTCCAGCTGATCCTTCGAGATACCAACCCCGGTATCTACCACCGCAATCTCCAGCCGGCCGCCCTGCTCCCCCGACTGCCAGGCAATCTCTACCCGTATACTCCCTTCCCGGGTAAAGGTCACGGCATTCCCGAAGACATTCAGGATTATCTGCCGCAGGCGCAGGGGATCCAGCATCACCGTCGGGATCTCCGGCGGATCGGTGCGGATAGTACAGAGTACCCCGTTACGGCTCAACTGCCACTGGAACAGTGCGGTTACATCCATAACTATCCGGGTCGGATCGGTGGGCTGATTGCTGAATGCCAGACCGCCGCTTTCAATCTTGGAGAGATCCAGAATTCCGCCCAGGACCTCGGAAAGATGGCGGCTGGTCTCCTCTATCAGATTGGCATAGTGGCGCAGCTTGGGCTCTGTGGTATTCTCGGCAATAAGCTGGCTGAACCCGATCACCCCGGTGAGCGGACTGCGAATCTCATGGCTCAGATGGGCAATAAATGCCCCTTTGGCCTTATCCGCCGCCTCGGTGTACTGCATCGCCCGGCGCAGCTCGCTGA comes from the Spirochaeta africana DSM 8902 genome and includes:
- a CDS encoding diguanylate cyclase; its protein translation is MIPVANQPFRVLVVDDEPINLQIAAVMLEKEGVQAAYALSGVEALDRVQAVDFDLFLVDIMMPGMDGIELCRLLQENPRTRDIPLIFLTAISRREVVVQAFEAGAVDFISKPFFGPELVQRVRAHLRIRDLQKRLEASVNETSLQILKSVEVEEELRSSQSQLAEANKVLENWAHRDPLTGLWNRRKAWDLMHYEADRSDRYGRPTGVIMIDLDLFKQVNDTYGHDVGDRMLVEVTGRLAELVRKQDILVRWGGEEFLVVLPETDQPGAEQLAEKMRSEIAGQRFEFAAEQLTLSLGIAVRMPGQDWDQVIKRADDALYLAKESGRNRAIAAAGL
- a CDS encoding sensor histidine kinase gives rise to the protein MSEPVVSLWILAGGLSGVVVGGAAVLLWFRWRLFSQRQLDLLPDGLMVLDSRERIRVYNRAALQLLRQDAGVCGRTIDTAWAYPPFPRQVLTEERSEIRLEAARHGIFEVRCVRYGRGRVLLFRDCTARHQLARQNRSDDPDESISELRRAMQYTEAADKAKGAFIAHLSHEIRSPLTGVIGFSQLIAENTTEPKLRHYANLIEETSRHLSEVLGGILDLSKIESGGLAFSNQPTDPTRIVMDVTALFQWQLSRNGVLCTIRTDPPEIPTVMLDPLRLRQIILNVFGNAVTFTREGSIRVEIAWQSGEQGGRLEIAVVDTGVGISKDQLERIFVPFFSAGHEKGGTGIGLSIARRLAREMGGDILVESSPGDGSCFRVVFPAVPVANGDAVTHPGTVRRDAASAARSAFAADGESGWTAGDSAREGYPDTDPALELEQVGYPLSVTSSDDWRRQLTESGRQLYARGFPSELLRWAQRGEVEAMRRGDDQAAGLLRGVAQAAEAWDVILLAEAWKELEQI